From the genome of Actinomycetota bacterium:
CCTGGGCATCACCGTCTCGCCGCCCGGGGCCATCGATGCGTTGCGCATCGCGCGGGGCGCTGCCGAGGTCGGGGTGGACACCGGTGATCGCACGCTGGTGCAGGAGGCCCGCCTCGACGACGCGGTGTCGTTCGCGAAGGGCTGCTTCCTGGGGCAGGAGACCGTGGCGCGCCTGCACTACCGAGGCCACGCCAACCGGCGCCTGGCGCGCATCGCCCTCGACGGGTCCGTGGCCGCGGGCACCGACGTGCTCGTGGCCGCCGATGCGGAGGGAGGCACGGGTGCAGGCGCAGGCACGCGCGCCGACGCGGTTGCGGGCACCGGCCCGGTGGGCACCGTGACGAGCGTGGCGGAGGTTCCCGGCGCCGGGTGGATGGCCCTCGGCATGGTCCGCCACGAGGTGCCCGATGGGACATCCGTCGATGTCGGTGGCGTGGCCGGGCGGATACTGCCCCTGGGCTGACGGGCCGGTGCTAGCGTCGAGCGCGATGGGCATCACACGCGACGACCGCGCGAGGGCCGCCCGCCAGAGCTGGGTGGTGCGCCTCTTCTACGACCGCGACGGCGACCTGCACGGGTGGCGCGCGCTGGCCGTGGTGGCGCTGCTTGCCGGGGCCGTGGTGCTGGGCACCGTCATGGTGTCGTTCGCCGGCGCGGCGTTCGGCCCCGAGACCCTCGCGGCCGGGGCACTCATCGTTTTCCTCGCCATAAAGATCCCGCTGCTGCTGTTCGTGTTCTGGATCCTCATGCGCCACGGGGGCGGCTACACGCAGAGCGAGCTCTCGGCCAAGGAGCGCTCGCGCGTGCTGGAGCACCTGATGCAGCAGGCCCACGAGGCCAGGGGCAGGCCCGATGAGGCCGAGCGGCTGCGCTGGGCCGCGCGTGAGGCCTGGCGCATCGCCGATGAGGCCCCCGATGATGGGCGCCAGCAGGCGATCGCGGTGGCCGTGGAGATCAGCGGCATGCGCCCCAGCCCCCAGGGCCGCACCGCGGCCTAGGCGAACACCAGAGCGTCGTCCACGTCGCCCGAGGCCAGGCCCTCGGCGATCTTGTCGAAGGCCATCTGGTGCACCACCGCGGCGATGTCCTCGGCCGTGCCCTGCAGCGCCTCGGGGTGACGCGCCTGCACGGTCACGCGCCCCACGAAGCAGGTCTTGATGGCCACCACCTGCCCGCCTTCGCGCACCTCCACCTTGAAGCCCCAGAGCGTGTGGGCGTCATCGGTGAGGGATGTCCTGGGCGGCTCGGCCACCAGCTCGAAGGTCCTGCCCGCCGCCGTCACCTCGCGCGTGCTCACAGGTCCACCACCCGCCCCTCGTCGTCCACCCCGGCGGCGCCCCCGCCCCGCCGCGGGTCACCCGCGGCCTCGAGCCCCCGGGCGGTGACGCCCACCGCCGAGACCCCGCCGAAGTAGAGGTTGGACTCGTCCCAGAGCCGGAGGTCGAACCCGGCGCCACCCAGCGCCGTCACGGCGCACGCGGGGACACCCCCCTCCACGTCCAGCCCGCCGCCCTCGTGGTGTACACGCGGCCTGCCGACCGCCTCACCGGGGCCGAGGCCGTCGTCCACCATCCCGGCGACGACCATGAGGATCGCAGACCGCAGGCGATTGGAGCCCGCCGACCCCACCGCTGCCAGCGGCGCGTCGCCGCGCAGCAGCAGGGTGGGCGCCATCATCGATGTCATGCGCGCGCCGGGCGGCAGCGACCCGAAACCGGCCGGGTTGAGGTCGCTCTCGCCCAGCATGTTGTTGAGCAGCACGCCGGTGCCCGGTGCCACCACGCCCGAACCCGAGCCATTGGACGACGACAGGCTGGCCATGCCGCCCTCGGCGTCGATGGCGCTCACGTGCGTGGTGCCCGTGGGCTTGCGCGACGGCGGCGTGCCACCCGCGTTGGCCGCGCGCATGGCCGCCCAGAAGCGCTCGAGGAAGTCCTCCTCGCCGAGGCCCACGTGGAACCCCGGCCCACGCATGGCGTTGGCGGCCGCCTGGGCGCGGGCCATTCCGGCGTAGAAGGCCTCGTCGTCCGCGGGCGCCGGACGCCCCTGCATCTCATCGAGCGCCGCGGCGATGAGCACGCCGCCACTCGAGGGCGGAGGGTTGGTGAGGACGGTGACGTCACGAAACCCCACCTCCACGGGCCGGCGCTCCACCACCCGGTAGGCCGCGAGGTCGTCCGGTGTGAGCAGGCCACCGGTGGCCGCGAGGTAGCGCAGGATCTCCTCGCCCACCACGCCCTGGTACATGCATCCCGCGCCCTCGCGGCCGAACCTGTCGAGCGTGGAGGCCAGGTCATTCAACACCAGGGTGGTACCGGGCCCGGCCGGTCGGCCACCGGGCGTGAACTGCGCCGCCGACGCCGGGGTGTGGCGCAGCATGTCCTGGAGTATCCGATGCAGGTACGCGGACTCCTCGCCCACCAGCACCCCTTCGCGGGCCAGCTGCACGGCGGGGCGCACCAGGTCGGCCATGGGCAGGCGACCGAATCGCCGTGAGGCCTGGTCGAGCCCGGCCAGCATGCCGGGCACGGCCACCGACGCCGGGCCGATGTGGAACACCTGCTCGGCCGTGCCGAAGGGCACGGTGAACGCATGCAGGTCGGCGGGGTCGAGCCGACGCCCGGCGGGCCCGAGCCCGGGCACGGCCACGAAGAAGTCGAGCACCGTGGCCGGGCCGCCCGGCGGTCGCACCAGCAGGAATCCACCGGCCCCGGGACCCGTGAGCACGGCCTCGGCCACGGCAGCCGTGAGGGCGGCCGCGATCACTGCGTCCACCGCGGTGCCACCACCCGCCAGCGCGCGTGCGCCGGCCCGCGCCGAGAGCGGGTTGCCCGCGGCTACCGCACCGATGATCACCGGGCCCGCGCCTAGGCGGCGGATCCGCCGTTCGGGTCGGACGATCCCTTGTCGTCCTCCACCGGGAACAGGCGGGTGGACTCCTCGCCGGGCGGCGCGACCGCGGTGGTCTCCGCGGGCGACGACGCCCTGGCAGGCTGGTCGGGGCCGGGGGCCACCGGCGGCGGCGGGGCAGCCTCAGGAGGATCCTCGGGCTTGGGCAGCGGCGGGACATCGGCTGAGAGGTCCGGCGCCTCGGGCGGCTCGGCGATCTCGGATGAGCTGCCCAGCGCCGCCGTGCCCTCGGGCCGCGCGCGGCGTCCGCGCTCCACGCGCGTG
Proteins encoded in this window:
- a CDS encoding gamma-glutamyltransferase; amino-acid sequence: MVRPERRIRRLGAGPVIIGAVAAGNPLSARAGARALAGGGTAVDAVIAAALTAAVAEAVLTGPGAGGFLLVRPPGGPATVLDFFVAVPGLGPAGRRLDPADLHAFTVPFGTAEQVFHIGPASVAVPGMLAGLDQASRRFGRLPMADLVRPAVQLAREGVLVGEESAYLHRILQDMLRHTPASAAQFTPGGRPAGPGTTLVLNDLASTLDRFGREGAGCMYQGVVGEEILRYLAATGGLLTPDDLAAYRVVERRPVEVGFRDVTVLTNPPPSSGGVLIAAALDEMQGRPAPADDEAFYAGMARAQAAANAMRGPGFHVGLGEEDFLERFWAAMRAANAGGTPPSRKPTGTTHVSAIDAEGGMASLSSSNGSGSGVVAPGTGVLLNNMLGESDLNPAGFGSLPPGARMTSMMAPTLLLRGDAPLAAVGSAGSNRLRSAILMVVAGMVDDGLGPGEAVGRPRVHHEGGGLDVEGGVPACAVTALGGAGFDLRLWDESNLYFGGVSAVGVTARGLEAAGDPRRGGGAAGVDDEGRVVDL